The DNA segment GGAGACGGAcgacaaatagaaaaaaaaaaaaaaagagaggagaaaacgaaCGACCGCACTATTGAATAATGTAGACAAGGAGAGAtcgaaaaggaagagaagagagaaagagatagagGAAAGGGAGATTTGATGATCgtcattataagaataatgaatatataaatctcagagtCTCTTGCTCAAAACTTAAGTAATAATTACAAAAGAATAACTAAGATACAATGATTATATCGCTGTACACAATATCCAAAATCACCCAGGTAATCACAACAAAAATCTACTGTGAATCTAATCTAACATTAGATGAGAATAATGCTTAAATTGGATGATTGATAACAGTCTCGacgttatccttgtcttcttccctttttcttttctcctgtttttttgtccttttttttttcttcttctgatTTTGAATCACGTTGCTGCTGTAGTTTTCTATCCCTTTTTGTAATAGCCCTCACACTCCCTTTATTAGATCTAGGTTTAGGTTAATAAGGGAAGTGGGCTATAGGCTATTAAAGCTCACAATGGGCTGTCTGCCCAACACGACCTAGCCATACAAGAAGGAAAAATAAAGTAGAAAATTATGCTCTGACAAGAACATAACAACAAGATTGGGACGAGGAGGAGCTTCTATGCTTTGTGATCTTATACGCTTCAAACATGTCTTTGTTCTTCGATGTAgtctattctttcttttctcacctAAAGGATGGAGACGGACgacaaatagaagaaaaaaagaataaaaaacgaACGACAACACTTTTGAATAATGTAGACAAGGAGAGAtcgaaaaggaagagaagagagaaagagaaagaggaaaggGAGATTTGATGATcgtcactataagaataatgaatatataaatctcagagtCTCTTGCTCAAAACTTAAGAAATAATTACAAAAGAATAACTAAGATAAAAGGATAATGTCACTATACACAATATCCAAAATCACCCACGTAATCGCAACAAAAATCTACTGTGAATCTAATCTAACATTAGATGAGAATAATGCATAAATTGGATGATCGAGAACAGTCTCGacgttatccttgtcttcttccctttttccttTCTCCAGTTtttatgtccttttttttttttttttcctgattttGATTCACGTTGCTGCTGTAGTTTTCTATCCCTTTTTTTAATAGCCCTCACACTCTTTTTATTAGATCTAGGTTTAGGTTAATAAGGGAAGTGAGATATAGGCTGTTAAATCCCACAATAGGCTATATGCCCAACACGACCTAGCCATACAAGAAGGAAAAATAAAGTAGAAAATTATACTCTGACAAGAACATAACAACAAAATTGGGACAAGGAGGAGCTTCTATGCTTTGTCATCTTATATGCTTCAAACATGTCTTTGTTCTTCGATATAgtctattctttcttttctcacctAAAGGATGGAGACGGAcgacaaatagaaaaaaaaaaaagagaggagaaaacgaaCGATCACACTATTGAATAATGAAGACAAGGAGAGAttgaaaaggaagagaagagagaaagagatagagGAAAGGGAGATTTGATGATGGTGACGAGAAAGAACAGAGAGTAGTGGTTGGAATGCAGTAGAAAGAAATCGAAACATACTGGTTGAGCTAATGCATATGGACCATCTTATTCACCTTCCTATGCTGGAAGTCGATCCCAGATTCGGCATTCTGCATACGGTGCCACCTTTGGGTCGGTACACCTATCTCAGATCTAATGTACACAGTTCATGCACACGACAACTTGGCTCTATATAAAGTGCCCCTCACTGCGACGTTTCGTCTCACCCCAACTCCTCTTAGTTCAACGGAGCCTTACTCTATGGCGCAGCCACGACTCGTCTCTCTCGCCTTCTTCGTCGCCGTCCTGATCTCAGGTCTGTTATCATCACTGGTTCTATGCATGCCTTCCTTTGCCATTGTTACGTCGTGTGTTCATGCACGACACCTGTCGGTGCTTCTTCAGGAGCGCACTCCACCACCTTTAACTTCAAGAACAACTGCCCCGACCCTGTTTGGCCTGCCTCGCTGAACAATTCCGACAAAGCTGCTCTTTCCCAGACCGGATTCCAGCTGGACAGTAGCGCCTCCTTTTCGCTGGATGCGCCACCCGCCTGGGGTGGCCGGCTGTGGGCTCGGCACAAATGTTCCACCGACTCGTCCGGTAGATTCTCGTGCCTCTCCGGGGACTGCGGCACTGGGCAGGTGGCGTGCAATGGGGCGGGAGGAGCGCCGCCGACCACGCTCGTCGAGTTCACCCTGCAGGGCGACGGAGGCAAGGATTTCTACGACGTGAGCTGCGTCGACGGCTTCAACGTGCCGGTGTCGGTCCTTCCCAGCGGGGGATCGAACTGCGACAGCACGTCGTGCCGGACGAACATCAACGCGCGGTGCCCCACGGAGTTGCAGATGCTGGCACCGGACGGGAGCGTGGTGGGGTGCAAAAGCGCATGCGTAGCCTTCGACACGGACGAGTACTGCTGCCGGGGCCAGTACAATAGCACGGACACATGCAAGCCCACCAGCTACTCCAAGATGTTCAAGGATGCGTGTCCTCAAGCTTATAGTTATGCTTATGATGACAAGAGCAGCACCTTCACCTGCGTGGGGGCTAATTACGATATCACCTACTGCCCTTGAAACCAACGTACATCTATCACAAGCTTCTTCTTATCTCGCTTTGGCTCTCGAGAGAGcataaataaaagaagagtttcAAAGTTCTATTCGTGTCATTTGACTTCCATCTTTCTTGCTTTGGACATCGATCATTCATTTCTAGGGAACAAAATGCATACAACACGCTACCCCTTGAGATAAACAAAGGAACAAACTTTGTATACGAATAAATGTAAATCGATCGTAACACACaacagaattaaatgaaaatcacaatcaaatagaacattaaGATTTACGttataaaaatcacggggcaaataaaagaaaattcactataagaataatgaatatataaatcttagaGTCTCTTGCTCAAAACTTaagtaataattataaaagaataactAAGATACAAGGATAATGTCACTGTACACAATATCCAAAATCACCCACGTAATCACAACAAAAATCTACTGTGAAACTAATATAACATTAGATGAGAATAATGCTTaaattggatgattgagaacagtctcgacgttatccttttcttcttccctttttcttttctcctgtttttatgtcctttttttttttttttttttttttttttttctgattttgaatCACGTTGCTGCTGTAGTTTTCTATCCCTTTTTTTAATAGCCCTCACACTCCCTTTATTAGATCTAGGTTTAGGTTAATAAGGGAAGTGAGATATAGGCTGTTAAATCCCACAATGGGCTGTCTGCCCAACACGACCTAGCCATACAACAAGGACAAATAAAGTAGAAAATTATACTCTGACAAGAACATAACAACAAGAATGGGACGAGGAGGAGCTTCTATGCTTTGTGATCTTATATGCTTCAAACATGTCTTTGTTCTTCGATATAgtctattctttcttttctcacctAAAGGATGGAAACGAAcgacaaatagaaaaaaaaagaaggagaaaACAAATGACGACACTATTGAATAATGTAGATAAGGAGAGAtcgaaaaggaagagaagagagaaagagatagagGAAAGGGAGATTTGATGATcgtcactataagaataatgaatatataaatctcagagtCTCTTGCTCAAAACTTAAGAAATAATTACAAAAGAATAACTaagatacaaggattatgtcactATACACAATATCCAAAATCACTCACGTAATCACAACAAAAAACTACTGTGAATCTAATCTAACATTAGATGAGAATAATGCTTaaattggatgattgagaacagtctcgacGTTATCCTTATCTacttccctttttcttttctcttgttttaatgtcttttttttttttttcctgattttGAATCACTTTGCTGCTATAGTTTCCTATCCCTTTTTTTAATAGCCCTCACACTCCCTTTATAAGATCTAGGTTTAGGTTAATAAGGAAAGTGGGATATAGGCTGTTAAATCCCACAATGGGCTGTCTGCCCAACACGACCTAGCCATACAAGAAGGAAAAATAAAGTAGAAAATTATACTCTGACAAGAACATAAAAACAAGATTGGGACGAGGAGGAGCTTCTATGCTTTGTGATCTTATAGGCTTCAAATATGTCTTTGTTCTTCGATATAgtctattctttcttttctcacctAAAGGATGGAGACGGAcgacaaatagaaaaaaaaaaaaaaagagaggagaaaacgaaCGACCGCACTATTGAATAATGTAGACAAGGAGAGAtcgaaaaggaagagaagagagaaagagatagagGAAAGGGAGATTTGATGATCgtcattataagaataatgaatatataaatctcagagtCTCTTGCTCAAAACTTAAGTAATAATTACAAAAGAATAACTAAGATACAATGATTATATCGCTGTACACAATATCCAAAATCACCCAGGTAATTACAACAAAAATCTACTGTGAATCTAATCTAACATTAGATGAGAATAATGCTTAAATTGGATGATTGATAACAGTCTCGacgttatccttgtcttcttccctttttcttttctcctgtttttttgtccttttttttttcttcttctgatTTTGAATCACGTTGCTGCTGTAGTTTTCTATCCCTTTTTGTAATAGCCCTCACACTCCCTTTATTAGATCTAGGTTTAGGTTAATAAGGGAAGTGGGCTATAGGCTATTAAAGCTCACAATGGGCTGTCTGCCCAACACGACCTAGCCATACAAGAAGGAAAAATAAAGTAGAAAATTATGCTCTGACAAGAACATAACAACAAGATTGGGACGAGGAGGAGCTTCTATGCTTTGTGATCTTATACGCTTCAAACATGTCTTTGTTCTTCGATGTAgtctattctttcttttctcacctAAAGGATGGAGACGGACgacaaatagaagaaaaaaagaataaaaaacgaACGACAACACTTTTGAATAATGTAGACAAGGAGAGAtcgaaaaggaagagaagagagaaagagaaagaggaaaggGAGATTTGATGATcgtcactataagaataatgaatatataaatctcagagtCTCTTGCTCAAAACTTAAGAAATAATTACAAAAGAATAACTAAGATAAAAGGATAATGTCACTATACACAATATCCAAAATCACCCACGTAATCGCAACAAAAATCTACTGTGAATCTAATCTAACATTAGATGAGAATAATGCATAAATTGGATGATCGAGAACAGTCTCGacgttatccttgtcttcttccctttttccttTCTCCAGTTtttatgtccttttttttttttttttttcctgattttGAATCACGTTGCTGCTGTAGTTTTCTATCCCTTTTTTTAATAGCCCTCACACTCTTTTTATTAGATCTAGGTTTAGGTTAATAAGGGAAGTGAGATATAGGCTGTTAAATC comes from the Musa acuminata AAA Group cultivar baxijiao chromosome BXJ2-8, Cavendish_Baxijiao_AAA, whole genome shotgun sequence genome and includes:
- the LOC135618269 gene encoding thaumatin-like protein 1b; translated protein: MAQPRLVSLAFFVAVLISGAHSTTFNFKNNCPDPVWPASLNNSDKAALSQTGFQLDSSASFSLDAPPAWGGRLWARHKCSTDSSGRFSCLSGDCGTGQVACNGAGGAPPTTLVEFTLQGDGGKDFYDVSCVDGFNVPVSVLPSGGSNCDSTSCRTNINARCPTELQMLAPDGSVVGCKSACVAFDTDEYCCRGQYNSTDTCKPTSYSKMFKDACPQAYSYAYDDKSSTFTCVGANYDITYCP